The Streptomyces sp. NBC_00162 sequence GTTGACGCCCGCCGCGATGTACACGGGAGCCTTCACCGCATCGACGTACGTCAGCGGCGAGGAGGCCTCGAAGCGGTCCGGGACCTCCTCCGGCGTGCCGCCGAAGAGGGTGCGGTCCATGGACTTCAGCGCCTCCATCTCGTCGTGGTAGGCCGCCACGTAGTCGGCGACCGGTACGGAGGCCAGGCCCACCGCCCAGGCCCCGGGCTGCGTGCCGAGGCCCAGCAGCGTCAGGTAGCCGCCCCAGGAGCCGCCCGAGAGCACCAGCCGGGCCGGGTCCGCCAGGCCGGAGGTCACCGCCCATTCGCGGACCGCCGCGATGTCCTCCAGCTCGATCAGGCCGACCCGGTGCTTGAGGGCGTCCGTCCAGGCGCGGCCGTATCCGGTCGAGCCCCGGTAGTTGACCCGGACGACCGCGAAGCCGTGGTCCAGCCAGGCCGCCGGGGTCGCCGCGAAGGCGTCGCTGTCGTGCCATGTGGGCCCGCCGTGGATCTCGAAGACCGTCGGGAAGGGGCCGTCGCCGTGCCCGGCCGGCCGTTGTGCGAGCGCGTGGATCCGCCCGCCGGGGCCCTCCACCCACACGTCCTCCACCGGCACCGAGCCGGGCGCCCGGAAGCCGGGAGGGTCCAGGACGATCCCGCCCGAGGTGGACCGTACGGCCGGGGGCTCGGCCGCCGAGGACCACTGGTACTCCACCGTCCCGTCGGGGCGCGCCGTGGCACCCGACACTGTCCCCGGCGGCGTGTCCACGCGTACGAGCGCCCGCGCGGCCAGGTCGTACCGCCAGAGCTCGCTGCGCGCCTCGAAGCCGTGCTCGATCAGCAGGGCGGAGCCGTCCGGGTACCACTCGGCGCTGACGTCGCCGGGCAGCTCGATCGCGAGCTCCTCCTCGGCGCCGGTGGCCACGTCCCACACCATCGGCTCCCAGCGGCCGCGCCGCTGGTGGCCGACCAGCAGCCGGGTGTCGCCCGCGACCGGCGCGAAGCCCAGTACCTCCAGGCCCAGGTCTTCGGCGCCGCCCCGGGAGTCGTCCAGCTCGGCGACGGTGGCGCCGTCGAGGGTGACCACGCGCAGCGCGGAGTGCATGGCGTCACCGTGTTCGGTGTGCTCGATGGCGACCAGGGTCCCGTCGTGGGACAGGTCTCCGACCCCGGCCGACTCCCGGTGCCGGTAGATCACGGCGGGCGCGGCGCCGTCCGGCCGGACCACGTGGATGGTCGTGCCGTCCTCGTCGGTGGAGCGGCCCACGACCGCCGTCCCGTCGCGGCCGATGGCCAGCCCGGCGTGGTAGGAGGGCTCCAGTCCGGGGGTGGCCGGCTCGTCGGGGCCGCCCGCGAAGGGCTGGCGCACCCAGGTGCCGAACTCGTCGCCGTCGGTGTCGGAGAACCACCAGATCCACTCGCCGTCGGGGGTGAGGGTGCCGTCGGTGGTGCCGTTGGGGCGGTCGGTGGCCTGCCGCTGGGCGCCAGTGGCGCGGTCCCAGGCGTAGAGCTCGAAGGTCCCGGTCGCGTTGGAGACGAAGAGCGAACGGTCCGGGGCGTCCTCGGCCCACTCGGGCAGCCCGACGCGCGGCGCCCGGAACCGCTTCTCCCACGCGGGCATGTTCAGATCGGTGTCGCTGGTCATGCCCCCCATTCTTGCCGCACGCCGCGCCGGGATGCCGACTGCTCCGAACGGGCGCACAGTGGAACCCGAGTACGCCTGTTCCGTGTCCCGAGGAGGAGTGATCATGGCCAAGAAGGCTCGCACCGGTCACCACGGCCACCGGGATTCCGAGCGTGCGATGGCGAAGAACACCGCGGCCGAGGCGCGCGCCAAGGCCGCCGTCAGAGACGTGCAGTCGCTCTCCGCGAAGACGCGGGGCATGCAGCAGAAGGCTCAGGCCAAGCGCGGCTGAGTCCGGCACCGGTCACCGGCCCGCGCCCTCCCACGAGGTCGCGGGCCGTGTGCGTACGCTGACCGCATGCGGATGATCGTCCGGGGTGCCCGGCTGCTGCACGCTCACGGCCTGTCCGACGTGGAGGTCGCCGAGGACGGGCGGATCGCGCGGGTGATCCCGTACGACGACCAGAAGGAGCCGCCGGCCACCGGGACCCTCATCGAGGCCCACGGCTCGCTGCTCACCGCTCCCTTCGTCGAGCCGCACATCCACCTCGACACGGCCCTGACGGCCGGCGAACCGCGCCCCAACGCCTCCGGCACCCTCTGGGAGGGCATCGCCTGCTGGAGCGAGCGCAAGCAGACCCTGACCCGCGAGGACGTGATCGCGCGGGCCACCGAGGTGCTGCGCTGGCAGGCGGCGCAGGGGGTGCTGCACGTACGGACCCACTGCGACGTGACCGACCCGGCGCTCACCGCGCTCGACGCGCTGCTGGAGGTGCGCGAGCGGGTCCGGGACGTCATGACCTTGCAGATCGTGGCCTTCCCGCAGGAGGGGATCGTCTCCTTCCCGGACGGTGAGGCGCTGCTGCGCGAGGCCGTGACGCGCGGGGCGGACGTCGTCGGCGCCATCCCGCACTTCGAGGACACCCGGGAGGACGGGGTCGCCTCGCTGAGCATCGCGTTCGCGCTGGCCGAGGCGCACGGGCTGCGCGTGGACGCGCACTGCGACGAGATCGACGACGAGCAGTCCCGCTTCGTGGAGGTGCTGGCCACCCTCGCGCTGCGCTCCGGCCTGCGCGAGCGCGCCACGGCCTCGCACACGACGGCGATGGGCTCCTACAACGGCGCCTACAGCTACAAACTCCAGCGGCTGCTGTCGCGTTCGGGCATCAACCTGGTCTCCAACCCGTTCGCCAACCTCAACCTCCAGGGCCGCTTCGACGCCTATCCCAAGCGGCGCGGGCTCACCCAGGTCAAGGAGATGCTGGCGGCGGGGGTCAACGTGGCCTTCGGCCACGACGACGTCATGGACCCCTGGAACGCGCTCGGCACCGGCAACCCGCTCCAGACCGCCCTGGTCGGGCTGTACGCCGCCCAGCTCACCGGGGCGGACGAGATCCCGCTGGCCTTCTCGATGGTGACGGAGCGTGCGGCGAGGGTCCTGGGCCTGTCGGAGACGGAGTACGGCATCAGGGAGGGCGCGCCCGCCTCCTTCGTCCTGCTCCCGGCCCCGACGCCGGAGGAGGCGATCCGCCGCCAGGTCCGGCCCCGGTACGTCGTCTCGCGCGGCACCGTCCTGGCCGAGACCCCTCCCGCCCCGACGGTGCTCTCCTGGCCGGGCGAGCCCCCGGCGGAGGTCGGCTTCAGCCGGTCACGGTAGGCGTCCAGCCAGGTCGGAGCCGTAGTTCCCGTGTGAGAACCGGGTTCGCGCGACCGGGTCGGATAGCGTGCCCGCATGTCGTGGGACGAGGACGGAACACCGCACCCGCTCGCACTGCGCCGCACCGGCCGCAGCGAACTGGAGCCGGACCGGCTGCCCGAGGTCCGGGAGCTGGAGGTGCTCGGCTGGGAGCCCGCGCCCGAGGGACTGCGCTGGGCCTTCCTCCCGTACGTCTGGCCCCCGGCGGCCCGCACCTGGATCCCGGACCGCTCCACGCACTGGGCGGTGGAGACCTCGCTGGACGGCCACGGCCACATCACCGGGGTCGAGGCCGCCCCGCTCCCCGAGGCCGACCTGCACGACCTCGACGGGGAGGCCTCGGCCGTCCTCGCCGGCCTCGGCCTCCCGCCGCGCCCCGAGGGTCGGCTGTGGCTGCTCCGCCCCGTCGGCCCGTTCGCCACCGTCGCCGAACTCCTCGGCCACCTCGACGCGCTGGCTGCCGGTCGCGAGGTGGAAGCCCGGGCCTCCACGGAGTTCCTCTCCCTGGTCAGCGCCGAACTCGAAGCGCTCGCGGCAGGCTAGTGCTGCGACCGGAAAGCATCAGTTCGTCGGGACCCGGAGGCTTCCGTAGCGTTCCATGCGCTGCCAGTGCAGGCGGGATCCGGCGATCGCGGTGAACACCGACTGGATGACGACCAGGTACATGAGCTGGCGGTAGACGAACTGCTGGAGCGGCAGGCTCCACAGCGGCCCGGGCCGTTCCTTGTCGAGGTGGAAGGCGTAGAGCCCCATCACGACCTGGAGGAGCAGGAAGGCGCACCACAGGCCGATGATGCGGGCCGGATCGAGGAAGACCAGGCCGAAGACGGCGAAGATGTCCACGACCGGCGCGAGCAGCGGCAGCAGGACCTGGAACATCAGCAGGTAGAGCAGACCGCGGCGGCCCAGCTTTCCCGCCTGGCCTCGCTGAGTGAGGGCGCCCCGGTGCTTCCACATGGCCTGCAGGGTGCCGTAGCACCAGCGGTAGCGCTGCTTCCACAGTGCCCCGAGCGTGGCGGGGGCCTCCGTCCAGGCGATGGCCCGCTCCTCGTAGACCACTCGCCAGCCGTCGCGGCACAGCGCCATGGTGAGGTCGGTGTCCTCGGCGAGGGTGATGTCGCTGACCCCGCCGATCCGCAGCAGCGCCTCGCGGCGGAACGCGCCGACGGCGCCGGGCACGGTGGGCATGCACTCCGCGAGGTCGAAGAGGCGCCGGTCGAGGTTGAAGCCCACCACGTACTCGATGTGCTGCCAGCGCCCGAGCAGGCCGCCGCGGTTGACCACCTTCGCGTTGCCCGAAACGGCGCCGACCCGCCGGTTGGCGAAGGGCTGGACGAGCATGCGGACCGCGTCCGGCTCGAAGACGGTGTCGCCGTCCACCATGACGAGCAGGTTGCACGAGGCCGCGGCTATGCCGGTGTTCAGCGCCGCCGGCTTGCCCGCGTTCTGCTGGCGGATTGCCCGTACGCCCCGCAGGTTCAGGGCCTCGACGATGTCGGCGGTGCCGTCGGTGGAGCCGTCGTCGACCACGATGACCTCCACCTGGTGGTCCGACGCGAGCAGGGAACGTACGGCCGCCTCGATGCCAGCGCTCTCGTTGTAGGCGGGGACGATGACGCTGACCGGCTCGGTGACCGGCCTGCCCCACGGCCTGCGGCGGG is a genomic window containing:
- a CDS encoding prolyl oligopeptidase family serine peptidase, whose translation is MTSDTDLNMPAWEKRFRAPRVGLPEWAEDAPDRSLFVSNATGTFELYAWDRATGAQRQATDRPNGTTDGTLTPDGEWIWWFSDTDGDEFGTWVRQPFAGGPDEPATPGLEPSYHAGLAIGRDGTAVVGRSTDEDGTTIHVVRPDGAAPAVIYRHRESAGVGDLSHDGTLVAIEHTEHGDAMHSALRVVTLDGATVAELDDSRGGAEDLGLEVLGFAPVAGDTRLLVGHQRRGRWEPMVWDVATGAEEELAIELPGDVSAEWYPDGSALLIEHGFEARSELWRYDLAARALVRVDTPPGTVSGATARPDGTVEYQWSSAAEPPAVRSTSGGIVLDPPGFRAPGSVPVEDVWVEGPGGRIHALAQRPAGHGDGPFPTVFEIHGGPTWHDSDAFAATPAAWLDHGFAVVRVNYRGSTGYGRAWTDALKHRVGLIELEDIAAVREWAVTSGLADPARLVLSGGSWGGYLTLLGLGTQPGAWAVGLASVPVADYVAAYHDEMEALKSMDRTLFGGTPEEVPDRFEASSPLTYVDAVKAPVYIAAGVNDPRCPIRQVENYVDRLAARGAVHEVYRYDAGHGSLVVEERIKQVRMELEFALKHLPR
- the codA gene encoding cytosine deaminase, which produces MRMIVRGARLLHAHGLSDVEVAEDGRIARVIPYDDQKEPPATGTLIEAHGSLLTAPFVEPHIHLDTALTAGEPRPNASGTLWEGIACWSERKQTLTREDVIARATEVLRWQAAQGVLHVRTHCDVTDPALTALDALLEVRERVRDVMTLQIVAFPQEGIVSFPDGEALLREAVTRGADVVGAIPHFEDTREDGVASLSIAFALAEAHGLRVDAHCDEIDDEQSRFVEVLATLALRSGLRERATASHTTAMGSYNGAYSYKLQRLLSRSGINLVSNPFANLNLQGRFDAYPKRRGLTQVKEMLAAGVNVAFGHDDVMDPWNALGTGNPLQTALVGLYAAQLTGADEIPLAFSMVTERAARVLGLSETEYGIREGAPASFVLLPAPTPEEAIRRQVRPRYVVSRGTVLAETPPAPTVLSWPGEPPAEVGFSRSR
- a CDS encoding DUF5956 family protein, producing MSWDEDGTPHPLALRRTGRSELEPDRLPEVRELEVLGWEPAPEGLRWAFLPYVWPPAARTWIPDRSTHWAVETSLDGHGHITGVEAAPLPEADLHDLDGEASAVLAGLGLPPRPEGRLWLLRPVGPFATVAELLGHLDALAAGREVEARASTEFLSLVSAELEALAAG
- a CDS encoding bifunctional polysaccharide deacetylase/glycosyltransferase family 2 protein produces the protein MSKNRRRRLPRGRHSTVRNVPLRTHWLLLTALVSTLSAALLLQGYAHHMFDTTADGAPRGAGSSASVPEQIRSGGPVIEGAAGRVAGPGPRTIALTFDDGPDPVWTPKILDVLRRNQVPATFFTVGAQVSAHPELARRIVEDGHQIGVHTFTHTDLGAASAWRRSLELSESQLVIAGAAGVTTPLLRPPFSSTNEALGDADWDTVVQAGQEGYLTVLTTQDSQDWRRPGIAQIVANSTPKGTDGQILLMHDAGGDRSQTVAALEQLLPDLKKAGFRFATVSDAVGLPAPVKPASALDEWQGLALIDALRASGWVLDALGWLLWAAGAISVLRAIAVFVAARRHVRTRRRPWGRPVTEPVSVIVPAYNESAGIEAAVRSLLASDHQVEVIVVDDGSTDGTADIVEALNLRGVRAIRQQNAGKPAALNTGIAAASCNLLVMVDGDTVFEPDAVRMLVQPFANRRVGAVSGNAKVVNRGGLLGRWQHIEYVVGFNLDRRLFDLAECMPTVPGAVGAFRREALLRIGGVSDITLAEDTDLTMALCRDGWRVVYEERAIAWTEAPATLGALWKQRYRWCYGTLQAMWKHRGALTQRGQAGKLGRRGLLYLLMFQVLLPLLAPVVDIFAVFGLVFLDPARIIGLWCAFLLLQVVMGLYAFHLDKERPGPLWSLPLQQFVYRQLMYLVVIQSVFTAIAGSRLHWQRMERYGSLRVPTN